A window of Tautonia plasticadhaerens contains these coding sequences:
- a CDS encoding RNA polymerase sigma factor, with the protein MPGRLNGEALERLRAIASGGNPSDEALVSRFVSRGDDAEDAFAALVDRHGPAVFRACRAMLGEEQSAQDAFQATFLVLARKAGTLRVADSVQPWLLAVAVRVSASSRAAEARRRRHEGRRFAVEVEARPSGDPAERREVVELVRDEVARLPDHLRAAVVACDLEGLGHEQAARRLGWPIGTVKSRQARGRERLKSRLARRGLSAAPIAIRGGLETRLVVPGGLVRGTVRAALATRSGVRLAGAVPASVGRMVRSEGGSMTAIFHAAAVGTVLLGAWAVALGPGGGGQEDEPAKPEVGVQEVGAGTRPRGDQPPGPPAPVELEAIALAGVTQIAARDDQGELIGEHGAAGAPGLVGYEMKSLPLSMVAVVGAFEQRALQEAIREGGEGRAVVAYRRVDLERQRLGEDGAWSPWEPIDPEQSRELVLDVAFEMEDWTPQELRNEVLVAWIPYLEGWRDDEFRLIAERFRDRRLNEALAPRGNGMMGRPEGSPPPHVREPWLTIRAVDLTVEPGESYRYRVRVVIDDPRGGLPGMREVAGEWSEPVGPVRAAAISDRAGQVGPGR; encoded by the coding sequence ATGCCGGGTCGGCTGAATGGCGAGGCGCTGGAGCGGCTCCGGGCGATCGCCTCGGGCGGGAACCCGTCCGACGAGGCCCTGGTCTCCCGGTTCGTCTCCCGGGGGGATGACGCCGAGGACGCCTTCGCCGCGCTGGTCGACCGCCACGGCCCGGCCGTCTTCCGGGCCTGCCGGGCGATGCTCGGCGAGGAGCAGTCGGCCCAAGACGCCTTCCAGGCGACCTTCCTGGTCCTCGCCCGGAAGGCGGGGACGCTCCGGGTGGCCGACTCGGTCCAGCCCTGGCTGCTGGCCGTGGCCGTCCGGGTCTCGGCGTCCTCCCGGGCGGCCGAGGCGAGGCGTCGGAGGCACGAGGGGAGGCGGTTCGCCGTCGAGGTCGAGGCCCGGCCGTCCGGCGACCCGGCCGAGCGCCGGGAGGTGGTCGAGCTGGTCCGGGACGAGGTGGCCCGCCTGCCCGATCACCTGAGGGCCGCGGTCGTCGCCTGCGACCTGGAGGGCCTCGGCCACGAGCAGGCCGCCCGGCGGCTCGGCTGGCCGATCGGGACGGTCAAGAGCCGGCAGGCGAGGGGCCGGGAACGGCTGAAGTCCCGGCTGGCCCGTCGGGGTTTGTCGGCGGCCCCGATCGCCATACGTGGTGGCCTTGAAACGCGACTCGTGGTCCCGGGGGGGCTGGTCCGGGGGACGGTCCGGGCGGCCCTCGCCACCCGAAGCGGGGTCAGGCTGGCCGGGGCGGTCCCGGCCTCGGTCGGACGGATGGTGCGGTCGGAGGGCGGATCGATGACGGCGATCTTCCACGCGGCGGCGGTCGGGACGGTCCTGCTGGGGGCCTGGGCCGTCGCCCTGGGGCCGGGCGGGGGCGGGCAGGAGGACGAGCCGGCGAAGCCCGAGGTCGGGGTGCAGGAGGTCGGGGCCGGGACCAGGCCGAGGGGCGACCAACCCCCGGGCCCGCCCGCCCCGGTCGAGCTGGAGGCGATCGCCCTCGCCGGGGTGACGCAAATCGCGGCCCGGGACGACCAGGGCGAGCTGATCGGCGAGCACGGTGCGGCGGGGGCCCCGGGGCTGGTCGGCTATGAGATGAAATCGCTCCCACTCTCGATGGTCGCCGTGGTGGGGGCCTTCGAGCAGCGAGCCTTGCAGGAGGCGATCCGGGAGGGGGGCGAAGGCCGGGCCGTGGTGGCCTACCGTCGGGTCGACCTGGAGCGGCAACGGCTCGGGGAGGATGGGGCGTGGTCCCCCTGGGAGCCGATCGACCCGGAGCAGTCGAGGGAACTCGTCCTCGATGTCGCGTTCGAGATGGAGGATTGGACCCCCCAGGAGCTCCGCAACGAGGTGCTCGTCGCCTGGATCCCGTACCTCGAAGGCTGGCGTGATGACGAGTTCCGGTTGATCGCCGAGCGATTCCGGGATCGACGGCTCAATGAGGCTCTGGCTCCGAGGGGGAACGGGATGATGGGTCGGCCCGAGGGGAGTCCTCCCCCGCATGTCCGGGAGCCCTGGCTGACGATCCGGGCGGTCGACCTGACGGTCGAGCCCGGCGAGTCCTACCGATACCGGGTCCGGGTGGTCATCGACGACCCCAGGGGGGGCCTGCCGGGGATGCGGGAGGTCGCCGGGGAGTGGAGCGAGCCGGTCGGGCCGGTCCGGGCGGCGGCGATTTCCGACCGAGCCGGCCAGGTGGGGCCGGGTCGCTGA
- a CDS encoding WD40 repeat domain-containing protein, producing MSRPLPTRPRNRTRAILGIAAALALPATATARPQAKEIGVLDGHAEPAYAVAWTPDGASIVSAGFDGTVRLWDASTAEQRAVLGTHEDLALCVAVSPDGTRVASGGQDNLARIWAIPGGDPAEPAAPAVELKGHEGRVYGVAFSPDGSQVATAGADKTVRIWDAATGAPVRTIAEAHGAICYAVAFSPAGGRIASAGDDGLVKLWKADDGAEVRTLEGHGGAVYCLAFSPDGGTLASGSVDKTARLWKAEDGEALATLEGHPDDIYALSWSPDGSRLATVGYGGHWFVWDPGGAGPACSGRLGPGIRAHGVAFGPDGRRLAVAASDGRIHLLQLP from the coding sequence ATGAGCCGCCCCCTCCCGACCCGGCCCCGGAACCGGACCCGGGCGATCCTCGGGATCGCCGCCGCCCTCGCCCTCCCCGCGACCGCGACCGCCCGCCCCCAGGCCAAGGAAATCGGCGTGCTGGACGGGCATGCCGAGCCGGCCTACGCGGTGGCCTGGACGCCCGACGGCGCGTCGATCGTCTCGGCCGGCTTCGACGGGACGGTGAGGCTCTGGGACGCCTCGACCGCCGAGCAGCGGGCCGTCCTGGGCACGCACGAGGACCTGGCGCTGTGCGTCGCCGTCAGCCCCGACGGCACCCGGGTCGCCTCCGGGGGGCAGGACAATCTGGCCCGGATCTGGGCGATCCCGGGCGGGGATCCGGCCGAGCCGGCCGCCCCGGCGGTCGAGCTGAAGGGGCACGAGGGTCGGGTCTACGGCGTCGCCTTCAGCCCCGACGGCTCGCAGGTCGCCACCGCGGGGGCCGACAAGACGGTCCGGATCTGGGACGCCGCCACCGGGGCACCGGTCCGGACCATCGCGGAGGCCCACGGGGCGATCTGCTACGCCGTCGCCTTCAGCCCGGCGGGGGGCCGGATCGCTTCGGCAGGGGACGACGGACTCGTCAAGCTCTGGAAGGCCGACGACGGCGCCGAGGTCCGGACGCTGGAGGGGCACGGGGGGGCGGTCTACTGCCTGGCATTCAGCCCCGACGGCGGGACGCTCGCCAGCGGGTCGGTGGACAAGACGGCCCGGCTCTGGAAGGCGGAAGACGGCGAGGCGTTGGCGACGCTGGAGGGGCACCCGGACGACATCTATGCGTTGTCCTGGTCCCCGGACGGGTCGAGGCTGGCGACCGTCGGCTACGGCGGGCACTGGTTCGTCTGGGATCCGGGCGGGGCCGGGCCGGCCTGCTCGGGGCGGCTGGGGCCGGGGATCCGGGCCCACGGCGTCGCCTTCGGGCCCGACGGCCGGAGGCTGGCCGTCGCGGCGTCCGACGGCCGGATCCACCTCCTGCAGCTCCCCTGA
- a CDS encoding HAD-IIB family hydrolase: MRYLALAADYDGTLARDGRIDDATEAALHRLKASGRRLLMVTGRELDELHEVCPQLELFDRVVAENGALLFDPGRREEIPLAERPPDRFVRRLRERGVGPISVGRVIVATWVPHEHAVLETIHELGLELQVIFNKKAVMVLPTGVNKATGLEEALRRLGLSPRNVVAIGDAENDHAMLHGAECGVAVSNAVPSLAEQADWATAGGRGAGVSELIGRLLDDDLEGLSPRLRRHDVPLGRDRDDEEDEYRFPPYGVNVLIAGTSGSGKSTMVAGVLERLAGRGYQACVVDPEGDYANLPGAIVLGGPDAPPAVEEVLDVLQDPEGAAVVNLIGLSMPHRPGFFDALMPRLQELRARTGRPHWLVIDEAHHLLPRGREPATPPSGFGGTLLITVHPESVAPEILGAVDRVWAVGEDPARTLRTFCESIGEPPPGVGPTRLEPGECLAWDREPGGRPPRVVRSIPPKAERRRHSRKYAEGELPPELSFYFRGPGGRLNLRAQNLVLFLQIGEGVDDETWLHHLRRGDFARWFEQVLKDRALADESRGLARDLGDDAGAGRSALREAIAGRYVLPE; this comes from the coding sequence ATGCGCTACCTCGCCCTCGCCGCCGACTATGACGGGACCCTCGCCCGGGACGGCCGGATCGACGACGCCACCGAGGCCGCCCTGCACCGCCTGAAGGCCTCCGGCCGTCGGCTGCTGATGGTCACCGGCCGGGAGCTGGACGAGCTACACGAGGTCTGCCCGCAGCTCGAGCTGTTCGACCGGGTCGTGGCCGAGAACGGCGCGTTGCTGTTCGACCCGGGCCGCCGGGAGGAGATCCCGCTGGCCGAGCGGCCCCCCGACCGGTTCGTCCGGCGGCTCCGGGAGCGGGGCGTCGGGCCGATCTCGGTCGGCCGGGTGATCGTGGCGACCTGGGTGCCCCACGAGCACGCGGTCCTGGAGACGATCCACGAGCTGGGCCTGGAGCTCCAGGTCATCTTCAACAAGAAGGCCGTGATGGTCCTGCCGACGGGGGTGAACAAGGCCACCGGCCTGGAGGAGGCCCTCCGCCGGCTGGGGCTCTCCCCCCGCAACGTGGTGGCGATCGGCGACGCCGAGAACGACCACGCGATGCTCCACGGCGCCGAGTGCGGCGTGGCCGTCTCCAACGCGGTCCCCTCCCTGGCCGAGCAGGCCGACTGGGCCACGGCCGGGGGGCGGGGGGCCGGGGTCTCGGAGCTGATCGGCCGGCTCCTCGACGACGACCTGGAGGGGCTCTCCCCCCGGCTCCGGCGCCACGACGTGCCGCTCGGCCGCGACCGGGACGACGAGGAGGACGAGTACCGCTTCCCCCCCTACGGAGTCAACGTGCTGATCGCCGGGACCTCCGGCAGCGGCAAGTCGACGATGGTCGCCGGGGTCCTGGAACGCCTGGCCGGGCGCGGATACCAGGCCTGCGTGGTCGACCCGGAGGGGGACTACGCCAACCTCCCCGGCGCGATCGTGCTCGGCGGGCCGGACGCCCCCCCGGCGGTCGAGGAGGTGCTCGACGTGCTCCAGGATCCCGAGGGGGCGGCGGTGGTGAACCTGATCGGCCTGTCGATGCCGCACCGCCCCGGTTTCTTCGACGCCCTGATGCCCCGGCTCCAGGAGCTCCGGGCCCGGACCGGCCGCCCCCACTGGCTGGTGATCGACGAGGCCCACCACCTCCTGCCCCGGGGCCGGGAGCCGGCCACCCCGCCGTCGGGCTTCGGCGGGACCCTGCTCATCACCGTGCACCCCGAGAGCGTGGCCCCGGAGATCCTGGGCGCGGTCGACCGGGTCTGGGCGGTCGGCGAGGATCCGGCGCGGACGCTCCGCACCTTCTGCGAGTCGATCGGCGAGCCCCCCCCGGGGGTCGGGCCGACCCGGCTCGAGCCCGGGGAGTGCCTCGCCTGGGACCGGGAGCCCGGGGGCCGCCCGCCCCGGGTCGTCCGGTCGATCCCGCCGAAGGCCGAGCGGCGGCGGCACTCCCGGAAGTACGCCGAGGGGGAGCTCCCCCCCGAGCTGAGCTTCTACTTCCGGGGCCCCGGGGGCCGGCTGAACCTCCGGGCCCAGAACCTCGTCCTGTTCCTCCAGATCGGCGAGGGGGTGGACGACGAGACCTGGCTGCACCACCTCCGCCGGGGCGACTTCGCCCGGTGGTTCGAGCAGGTGCTGAAGGACCGGGCCCTGGCCGACGAGTCCCGGGGGCTCGCCCGAGACCTCGGCGACGACGCCGGGGCCGGCCGATCGGCCCTCCGCGAGGCGATCGCCGGGCGCTACGTCCTGCCCGAATGA
- a CDS encoding ArnT family glycosyltransferase, protein MPPDAPDPPSRTLPRRWATLGALLVGLLAVAWFGLRLDAEPGFADEWAYVSQAYFGPLWWEGNWDDPSWLEYPGIDLPPLPKYLIAAMIRLGDRPMPDRHDAFSWYSDTSTTFGGTDLLAWCRWPMVALGALGCMAAVAIGSIAFGPRAGILAGLVLAVDPLYRMHARRAMSDVPAEAFTLLALAVGLWAWRELLGGRRAGAGALAMAFGAGTLAGMAALSKLSGGLATMTLVAWAALAVVLPGVATGRKLAVVGSVAVAGLVAYGTFLLGNPALLADPEIPEGAPEGFVAVAERGVIGRTLAVLEHRSGVSEAGRTDPRFRAQGYALDDLPSKIRVVAVQGFGRFGPLGPRQTDSLVRFDREQDWGAILWGPLVLLGVAWAALLGRRQRRAGAPPTAWAVLAQFLVALATVTAFIPLAWDRYLLPIQSGAALLASGFVAGAIGAAAGLMGRKGGSGA, encoded by the coding sequence ATGCCCCCCGATGCCCCCGATCCCCCCTCTCGGACCCTCCCCAGGCGGTGGGCCACCCTCGGCGCCCTGCTCGTCGGGCTGCTCGCGGTCGCCTGGTTCGGGCTCCGGCTGGACGCCGAGCCGGGCTTCGCCGACGAGTGGGCGTACGTCTCCCAGGCCTACTTCGGCCCCCTCTGGTGGGAAGGGAACTGGGACGACCCCTCCTGGCTCGAATACCCGGGGATCGACCTCCCCCCGCTGCCGAAATACCTGATCGCCGCCATGATCCGCCTCGGCGACCGGCCGATGCCCGACCGGCACGACGCCTTCTCCTGGTACTCCGACACCTCCACCACCTTCGGCGGCACGGACCTGCTGGCCTGGTGTCGCTGGCCGATGGTCGCGCTCGGCGCCCTCGGCTGCATGGCGGCCGTGGCGATCGGCTCGATCGCCTTCGGGCCGAGGGCCGGGATCCTGGCCGGCCTCGTCCTGGCGGTCGACCCGCTCTACCGGATGCACGCCCGGCGGGCCATGTCCGACGTGCCCGCCGAGGCGTTCACCCTGCTGGCGCTGGCCGTCGGGCTCTGGGCCTGGCGGGAATTGCTGGGGGGACGCCGGGCCGGGGCCGGGGCCCTGGCGATGGCCTTCGGGGCCGGGACGCTCGCCGGGATGGCCGCCCTCTCGAAGCTCAGCGGGGGGCTGGCGACGATGACCCTGGTCGCCTGGGCCGCCCTCGCCGTGGTCCTGCCCGGGGTGGCGACGGGCAGGAAATTGGCGGTGGTCGGCTCGGTGGCGGTGGCGGGGCTGGTCGCCTATGGGACGTTCCTCCTGGGCAACCCGGCGCTGCTGGCCGACCCGGAGATCCCCGAGGGTGCCCCCGAAGGATTCGTGGCGGTGGCGGAACGGGGGGTGATCGGCCGGACCCTCGCCGTGCTGGAACACCGGTCGGGCGTCTCGGAGGCCGGCCGGACGGATCCGAGGTTCCGGGCGCAGGGCTACGCGCTGGACGACCTGCCCTCGAAGATCCGGGTGGTCGCCGTCCAGGGCTTCGGCCGGTTCGGGCCGCTCGGGCCGAGGCAGACCGACTCGCTCGTCCGGTTCGACCGCGAGCAGGACTGGGGGGCGATCCTCTGGGGGCCCCTCGTGCTGCTCGGGGTGGCCTGGGCGGCCCTGCTCGGGCGACGACAGCGTCGGGCGGGGGCGCCGCCGACGGCCTGGGCCGTGCTCGCCCAGTTCCTCGTCGCGCTGGCCACCGTCACCGCGTTCATCCCCCTGGCCTGGGACCGCTACCTGCTGCCGATCCAGTCCGGGGCGGCGCTGCTGGCCTCGGGGTTCGTGGCCGGGGCGATCGGGGCGGCGGCGGGGCTGATGGGTCGGAAGGGGGGATCGGGTGCCTGA
- a CDS encoding RluA family pseudouridine synthase, giving the protein MNPVVLFEDNHCLALDKPAGMPTQGDDSGDPSLVDWAREDLRVRHRKPGNVFVGLVHRLDRPVSGVVLLGRTSKGAGRLSAQFREGTVEKRYWAIVEGAPEQDEGTWSDLLVKDERHNVVTVGAGGKQAELSFRVLDRWRGRSLVEVRPASGRSHQIRVQLSSRGMPILGDLKYGSKVRVAAIDGGHRVALHARSLKFRHPTRPGAIEVVAPVPPDWPGSGP; this is encoded by the coding sequence ATGAACCCGGTCGTCCTGTTCGAGGACAACCACTGCCTCGCCCTGGACAAGCCGGCCGGGATGCCGACGCAGGGGGACGACTCGGGAGACCCCTCGCTCGTCGACTGGGCGCGGGAGGACCTCCGCGTCCGGCACCGCAAGCCGGGCAACGTGTTCGTCGGGCTGGTGCACCGGCTGGACCGGCCGGTGTCGGGGGTGGTGCTGCTCGGCAGGACGAGCAAGGGGGCGGGCCGCCTCTCGGCGCAGTTCCGGGAGGGGACCGTCGAGAAGCGCTACTGGGCGATCGTCGAGGGCGCGCCGGAGCAGGACGAGGGGACGTGGAGCGATCTCCTCGTCAAGGACGAGCGGCACAACGTCGTGACGGTGGGGGCGGGCGGGAAGCAGGCCGAGCTGTCGTTCCGGGTGCTCGATCGGTGGCGGGGGAGGTCACTGGTGGAGGTCAGGCCGGCCAGCGGCCGGAGCCATCAAATCCGGGTGCAGTTGTCGAGTCGGGGCATGCCGATCCTGGGGGACCTGAAGTACGGCTCGAAGGTCAGGGTGGCGGCGATCGACGGCGGGCACCGGGTCGCGCTGCACGCCCGGTCGCTCAAGTTCCGGCATCCGACCCGCCCGGGAGCGATTGAGGTCGTCGCGCCGGTGCCGCCAGACTGGCCCGGATCCGGCCCCTGA